TTTTGGACCTCTCTCATTGACCTTTATTCTCTTTCCATTCTCcaacatgacaaatgcacaacTTTtcctcagttttttttttttaaataatactaGCTAAGTCTAATTATTTTCAAAACACGAATCTATATGTCCACATGAAAAATAAAGACAATAATTTTGATAAAGTATTGAtttatatagtaaaaatattCAACACAAACATGCGCATGCACGTGCATTCACACACTCATTTTATATGTTCACATGTCTCGTTCCatctaaattaattttttaattcaagtaaaagattttttttttttttttttcatctttacAAGAAAACTACCTTCTAAgcatgaaaattaataatattttttactattttaattaaaGATTGCATTGACGAGAGAGCAAATCCTAAAATAGCAAATTTGATAGATTTAACATTAGATCTTTTATTTATATTGTACTGGGACTCGTCTTCACCACACTCCTTTGTTATGTTTTGATGTTTATCTCATACAACATCGAGTTGGTCAAATTGACCTAATACAGCGAGCATCGACCCTTCCCTCTCTGAGCATTTCTAGCATTATATATGCATTGGTGAAGAGCAACGAGCCACATTGATCCATGCTACAAACCAATTGTAAATGTTACTAACCAACACTACCGCAAGCAAGCAAGCAATTGTCTTATACGCATACGTTTTGAAGACGAAAAACTGacaaaatttttttgttttttttttttatgacattCTGGAATGCAGGCATTCTGGACAACATGGGAGGCAGCCTGTAAAGCACAGGGATCCACAATGGTGGTGCCGATCGGGGCCACCTGTCTTGTTGGTCCGGTCACTTTCTCCGGCCCTTGCTTATCCAGGATTACGGTTCTGGtaatgatttaattaattaattaattactcaAATCATCACCGTCATCATTGAATTAACCGAATATTTAAAGTGAAATTGAAAAAGtatataatatgtatattttcAATGATGGTGATTTAATTGCATGCCGTTCCTGTACGTGCCTGCGCGTGTAGGTGGAGGGGAAAATCATAGCTCCTACGAATGCTGAAGCCTGGGGATCAGGTCTCCTGCAGTGGTTGGATTTCAGCAATATCCAGGGCATTACAGTGACCGGTAAAGGCCTGATTGATGGAAAAGGTGCAGTATGGTGGAAGCCGGTCTCGGTCTCGGTCTCGGTCTCGTCTACGGATGAATCATCAGTAGATGCCGACGACGTCGTCTCCCCTAGGACCTTTGAATTCGATTCGAAAATCCCGCAAAGAAAGCTCGCTTCAATGCCAACCACAATACCGACGGTAGGTACCTCTAATCACCCATATACAAAGAGCTAGAGTTTGATATGTCGTTATATCAGGGAAATAGCTAGTTAAGGGACTTTTTATTTGTTCGGATTAAAAGATGCGCAACCGCATGCATGCAGGCACTAAGGATAGCAGACTCTCAGAACGTGGAAGTCGACAGCATCACAATTCAGAATAGCCCCAAGATGCACCTCAAGTTTGATAATTGCAACGGTGTTAATGTCCATGATATCACTATTACATCCCCTGGTGACAGCCCTAATACTGATGGGATCCACATTCAGAATACCCAGGGTGTGACCCTTAGTAGCTCGAAGATTGCTTGTGGTAGGTAACCTTGtcctctcctctccctctctctctctctctctctctctctctctctctgagataTGAACGATGTTATATACATAACGCAGGAGATGACTGTGTTTCGATACAAACCGGGAGTTCTAATGTGGTCATAGACAACATTAATTGTGGACCTGGACATGGAATCAGCATCGGAGGGCTAGGGGAAGACAAAAGTAAAGCATGCGTCTCCAATGTCACCGTCCAAAATTGTTACATACACGACACCTTGACTGGTGTTCGACTTAAGACATGGCAGGTAAGCAAGGCAACCAAATCAATCTCCATCCTCAGGCGCCATCATAAATAGTCTGGCTCCTCCTTAATTGTTACGAAATGATGAACTGCAGGGAGGCTCTGGCAGCGTAAGATTGGTGAAATTTACAAACATTCAAATGGCTGCGGTGAACACGGCGATAGATATTGATCAATACTACTGTAACAACGAGCAATCTAACACGTGCGGAAACCAAACGGCGGCCGTGATTGTTTCAGACATTGTGTTTGACAACATAACAGGGACATACACGGATCGACCCATGTCATTTGCCTGTAGCGACACCTCGCCATGCACAGGGATTACCCTCAACAACATACGACTCACTCCCCTCCAAAACACCCAACCAAAAGCTGCATTCTGCTGGCAAGCCTATGGTACTGGCACTAGCCTTAGCTGTTTAAAGCCCGACAAATTCAGCAGACCAGTTGAGGCTCGCGACGCCTGCTGATCATCCACCCAGCTGCATAcgtaaaatatatatacacatgcataaataaataaataaatatatatatatatatatatatatatatatatatatatataatcatgtgcttttatatatatatagatagacaCGAATAAATTGGATGGGCAGCAAGCCAGCAATTAATCCTCCGCTGCTTGAACTAACTGCTTGCGACATTGTGGGAGCACACATCAATGTAATGGGTGATGAATAAATTGAATCTGCTGTCTCTGGGAATTGAATTTTAGTCATCTGAGGAAATCCGTTGCAATGATTCCTATTGATATACAATGAGAATAAAACACGATTGTTTTCCATGCGGCTAGCTGCATATGCACTCAGATTATGAGAAATCTTTTGTTTTGTGTGAATAAATGAGTTCATTGGGCATAAAGACAAGTACAAACAGCCAACAAAAGCAAACTGCGCTCTATAATACCCCTACTTGAACAAAGCAGTGTAGTTTTTCCTGGTATTAACTTCCTCAGCCAAACAAGAAATTCTAATTCAAATAAAACCATTTTCTGATTTGCCTATAAAATTAACCATCCATTGCAGATAAATCTCCAACCTTTTTTTCAGGGATTTGCTATCATAGTCGAGAGGATCAAGAAGGGGAGAAAATAGAATAAAAGCAGACTCGAAGAAAAGACGACATTTTTCTTTGCACGCACTAGTGAGGTAGGTTGCAAAGATGAAAAACCCCAAGAACAGGGATGTTTCTTTATACCAGAAGATCTATGCAAGTGACAATTCTCTTCCACGAAGTTGCAGTTTtcaagccaaccaggttaggAAATATAGAATGGTAACATTTCCTGTTATAAGTACAACGAGTTAATCAACAGACGAAAGCACGTATCGATCTATGGCATACAATGGCTAGTCCCACCAAAACAGGATCTTCATAGCTGGTGAGTGGCAAATAAATCCAAACCTCAAATATGTTTTCTCGTAGCTACTTCTCTAAACACTAGAACCTGTTTGCATCAAATGGCCCAAGACTTATAAAAATTTTACAACGGCGGTAGAAATTAGCCCCATGTTCCATTCAACAAGTCATTCTTCAACATTGTCCATTTTTCCACCATTACGTCCAATGATCATGTTCCTGGCATCCACGTGAGCCGCAGGGATCTGCCACAATTGGAAAAATCAGATAATTGGGAGAGCATACAATAATGTATACTGGCGCCTTTTGGCCAGGTGTACAAGTTCCATCCCAAATACCAGAGGGGGCTTCAAGTAAGATAATTTGAGAAGACATCTTGAATGTCAATTTTTGCATGTTTTCTGTTAACTGTCAGGTGGTAAATTGCATTTTCTAATAAGAACAATTGCCTTATGCATAAGTGGCTCCACCATCAGAAAGGGCTGTAGTATCTATCACATCATTCTAGGCTTAGTTGCTTGCTACCAATCTCCTGAATCCCCAATATAATACAGGAAAACTAGAAGACAATATGGTAGTTTTTTGTAATAATTTGAGGCACAAAATAGAACACTTGACAACTGAAAGCCTGTCCAGGATTTCATTCAATTATACGAATTTACAGATATTACATTTTCGCAAGCTTTTTGAACATTCAAAATTCAGAATTAGCACTCAAGTATTGTAGTGACTGACACTGCCTCTGCTCATAAAATTATTGCTAAAACCCACCCACTTCACAGTTCATCCCAGAAGACATGAAAAAATTTTCtgtaatatgaaaaaaatttCTAGTATCATTAACGGACCAGATACAATACATAGTTCTTCTGCTCAATCT
This Malania oleifera isolate guangnan ecotype guangnan chromosome 11, ASM2987363v1, whole genome shotgun sequence DNA region includes the following protein-coding sequences:
- the LOC131167556 gene encoding polygalacturonase At1g48100-like gives rise to the protein MKRMSSGGLGQKGLSTLLMGSPLATLAVLWCLGIAGVCGARDGNRNPLPRVVSSSKATVTPLATGGANSGTFSVLSYGAKGDGVTDDTKAFWTTWEAACKAQGSTMVVPIGATCLVGPVTFSGPCLSRITVLVEGKIIAPTNAEAWGSGLLQWLDFSNIQGITVTGKGLIDGKGAVWWKPVSVSVSVSSTDESSLASMPTTIPTALRIADSQNVEVDSITIQNSPKMHLKFDNCNGVNVHDITITSPGDSPNTDGIHIQNTQGVTLSSSKIACGDDCVSIQTGSSNVVIDNINCGPGHGISIGGLGEDKSKACVSNVTVQNCYIHDTLTGVRLKTWQGGSGSVRLVKFTNIQMAAVNTAIDIDQYYCNNEQSNTCGNQTAAVIVSDIVFDNITGTYTDRPMSFACSDTSPCTGITLNNIRLTPLQNTQPKAAFCWQAYGTGTSLSCLKPDKFSRPVEARDAC